Genomic segment of Arctopsyche grandis isolate Sample6627 chromosome 11, ASM5162203v2, whole genome shotgun sequence:
ggcttttcgccagtgtgagatcttaaatgtgacacaagactatattttcgagtaaatgattgtaaacaaatatcacatttgtatggttttatcccagtatgcaattttacaTGTGACACGAGGCTAGATTTATGggtaaatgtttttaaacataTGTTGCATTCGTACGGCTTTTCTCTAGTATGTAAAACAAGTTCAGATTCACTGGGAAAtggctttgaacaaatttcactactctttcggtgaattgtcggtagtgaaggctcatcgtcccatattaaatcttccaacaaaacttcttcagtcttgatcttcaggctatcatctaacctcagttgagacgtttcgttgcttcgaaaacaagcctttcgaaagctgattaaCGATTCCAaattggtcttacacgaaagacacaccgtgtcCGGCAACCcgtcgcctcttttaacctgcaggtgaaaagtaggattaagagAACAGTTAACCAATTGGGTGCACAATAATTGTAACCTGTAAAGAGCAACTGACATAAATTTGAAAGCAGGTCCGAATACGTTTCACCaaacgctctggatgaggaccaccgaagatggagacggaagactcggccggagctgatccaagacaaagtctgcactccatcctCTCCGAATCCAACTCTGAAGCTTGTTATATTTTCGAATGAATTTGGTGCTAGTTACATATCAGATGTCCTCCTTTTTGAAACCTTATCCTCCTCACAAATTGTGTTCTCCTCTAGAGAAAGTTGTCCTGCATGTCCTGCATGCAATGAAATTGAGTAAATTGGAAAAGTACACCTTTGACACAAGGCGGGAGTGTTGCCAGTATGAAACGGAGTTGTGATTACGGCCACGAGGGCTTTTGGTTCgaacggttacctgacaactcgttcacatattttccgtaaaccgGTCTGTTATcagtgaacagacggtctgtgaaagagatggctgcatacataatggcagagtaaacgagatcatggtgaacagacgggaacacctataatgtacatacagtatactctcgattatccgggctaatgctggggatgAAGGgtacggataattgaaaaactcggataatccgaatcgtcaaattttgacttggtttccaatataatattgtaggaatctcgtcgtcgtcatcgtcatcgaaaccttcgagaatattccgcaaaaacaaaatacatcgagcggaacagcgccaagcattccagaaaatactacgcctcgacgaaagcaaattcctcttgtacgcatcaacaactaaatgctcgtacgaccacttccatcaagcattccagaaaatactacgcctcgacgaaagcaaattcctcttgtacgcatcaacaactaaatgctcgtacgaccacttccatcaagcattccagaaaattctacgcctcgacaaaagtgcattcctctcgtacgcatcaacaactaaatgctcgtacgcatcaataaccacttccatcaagcgttccagaaaattctacgcctcgacaaaagtacattcctttcttacgcatcaacaaaccaccaccatcggtcaggcgattccagaaacactataaaaggaggtacaacccaaacaaccccagtcgacccacagcagcaagcgccGACACACAGCAATAGagagtcgacatccagctcctgaccagccaccacttcactacgcggacttggaagatcaaccagccgaccgagccagcaacccactgccgtatccagagacttgccgaacatagccgaatgccgagccagcgacactctaccgtatccagagactagccggacatagccgaatgccgagccagcgacactctaccacatccagagacctctgaacgacatacttttaccaacaattaaccatacttgtgtatacgcgttactaccaaataaataccacattcaacatatagttgtattaataccgaacacagacgaatctgtctacaatacatggcggactggtggtgaagaagaccttcacaataagactagttcccataatatcatatttatattcttcTTGTACACATATTGTCACTCTCATTTTCTCTCTGCAAATATTCTCGAAATTCAATTCAGAATTTAtcagcaattgaaaataattaaacatagatACGTATGTTgcgaaaaaatctgctctgaatacacgcacttgttatgTACTTCTTCaatgatcaaaagcgactgaaagaattaacgcaatagtaaaagacatttaaaaagggaGTGAATAACATTTCTGTTGACATTATTTGTTTCTAATAATTCGCGTGTTTCCGGTCccaatcaatcggtgcgtctcataatcatataagaaaaaaaaattatttaaaaaaatttattattatttttaagcggATAATCGAGAATATACTGTATAATGATAATGCTTAACACATCGAAACTACAATGACGGAAAAAACTCGTATCAACGTGCGAAGctcatatgtctagtcgataataataaaaatttcgtaaataaaaagtatttgcgaCTAATTTTTTTGTGTGACCAGTTATCACGTGACCAATTTTtcggtgtgactagttttctcgtgaccaatttttgggtgtgacgaGTGACGACGTGTGACCGatttagagcgac
This window contains:
- the LOC143919151 gene encoding uncharacterized protein LOC143919151, which produces MLGMKGISSSSSSSKPSRIFRKNKIHRAEQRQAFQKILRLDESKFLLYASTTKCSYDHFHQAFQKILRLDESKFLLYASTTKCSYDHFHQAFQKILRLDKSAFLSYASTTKCSYASITTSIKRSRKFYASTKVHSFLTHQQTTTIGQAIPETL